A region from the Candidatus Palauibacter australiensis genome encodes:
- a CDS encoding TonB-dependent receptor plug domain-containing protein — protein MGLRKNGAQEEALMLFGQSRFERGNPAATALMMASVLASVGCDRAESPFAPDFGVEEPSRLSVPAEQTSVEQLSEESPAAEPTSISTDCRSIPPLVVIDGVEQPEDFPLSDVEALDIDHVEVVKGRVAILLYGPRARGGAIDIQTKRGTQATVPSGPKPR, from the coding sequence GTGGGACTTCGGAAGAACGGCGCACAGGAGGAAGCGCTCATGCTCTTCGGTCAGAGCAGATTCGAACGCGGGAACCCGGCGGCTACCGCCCTGATGATGGCGAGCGTTCTGGCGAGCGTCGGGTGCGACCGCGCGGAGTCGCCATTCGCGCCGGACTTCGGGGTCGAAGAGCCCTCCCGGCTGTCCGTCCCCGCCGAACAGACTTCGGTGGAACAGCTTTCGGAAGAATCGCCCGCGGCCGAACCGACGTCGATCAGCACGGATTGTCGCTCGATCCCGCCGCTGGTCGTGATCGACGGGGTCGAGCAACCGGAGGACTTCCCCCTCTCCGACGTCGAGGCCCTGGACATCGATCACGTGGAGGTCGTGAAGGGGCGCGTCGCGATCCTGCTGTACGGGCCGCGCGCCCGGGGCGGCGCGATCGACATCCAGACGAAGCGCGGGACGCAGGCCACCGTTCCGAGCGGGCCGAAACCAAGGTGA
- a CDS encoding amidohydrolase — translation MKMTGRAIRSALSALAALILLATAAEAVQPMQMIGAPDRGPDEGGGPYDRLIIRGATVIDGTGAPPIGPMDIVIEGNRIVDVVGVGVPQRPIDEARRPGLTVEGNPDAVVHEIDATGMYVLPGFVDLHLHTGGVPKAPEAEYTYKLWMAHGITTGRGVAFGPHDWSIREKARSAANEIVAPRMWVYPFTGAGGEGWSGRLIDTPEDARAWARYVKASGGDGLKLNSFRPEIMEALLDEAAQLGLGSTAHLGQMGVAQMNALDAARLGLGTVTHFYGLFEALYRDHDVQPWPPEMNYNDEQHRFGQVPMQWNLIHEPGSPEWNALLEEMLALDVTLDPTMTAYQASWDIDDQMYAPWHGTYTLPTLWEFYEANREDHGSYYFDWTTWEEVAWRDFLEVWHDLLNDYKNMGGRVTASSDAGYIYNLMGFSTIQEMELLQHAGFHPLEVIRAATMHAAETLFKPTGRPIEFGVVRRGLLADLVIVEENPIQNLKVLYGTGARRLNDETGEVETVGGILYTIKDGIVYDAKQLLADVAQMVEQQKRAVTTTTDYGDANR, via the coding sequence ATGAAGATGACCGGCCGTGCGATTCGAAGCGCCCTGAGCGCCCTTGCGGCGCTGATCCTTCTGGCCACCGCGGCGGAAGCCGTGCAGCCGATGCAGATGATCGGGGCTCCGGACCGGGGCCCGGATGAAGGCGGGGGACCGTACGACCGCCTCATCATCCGCGGCGCCACCGTGATCGACGGCACGGGCGCACCCCCCATCGGCCCGATGGACATCGTCATCGAGGGGAACCGCATCGTCGACGTGGTCGGCGTCGGCGTCCCGCAGCGCCCCATCGACGAGGCGCGCCGCCCCGGGCTCACCGTGGAGGGCAACCCCGACGCGGTCGTGCACGAGATCGACGCGACCGGCATGTACGTCCTGCCGGGGTTCGTGGACCTCCACCTCCACACCGGCGGCGTCCCCAAGGCGCCCGAGGCGGAGTACACGTACAAGCTTTGGATGGCGCACGGCATCACGACCGGCCGCGGCGTCGCCTTCGGCCCCCACGACTGGTCGATCCGGGAGAAGGCGCGGAGCGCGGCGAACGAGATCGTGGCGCCCCGCATGTGGGTCTATCCCTTCACGGGAGCGGGCGGAGAGGGATGGAGCGGCCGCCTGATCGACACGCCGGAGGACGCGCGCGCCTGGGCCCGCTACGTGAAGGCGTCGGGCGGCGACGGGCTCAAGCTCAACTCGTTCCGCCCGGAGATCATGGAGGCGCTGCTGGATGAGGCCGCCCAGCTCGGCCTCGGGAGCACGGCCCATCTCGGCCAGATGGGCGTCGCGCAGATGAACGCGCTCGACGCCGCGCGCCTCGGCCTCGGCACCGTCACGCACTTCTACGGGCTGTTCGAGGCGCTGTACAGGGACCACGACGTCCAGCCGTGGCCCCCGGAGATGAACTACAACGACGAGCAGCACCGTTTCGGGCAGGTGCCCATGCAGTGGAACCTCATCCACGAGCCCGGGAGCCCGGAGTGGAACGCCCTCCTCGAGGAGATGCTCGCGCTCGACGTCACCCTCGACCCCACCATGACCGCCTACCAGGCGAGCTGGGACATCGACGACCAGATGTACGCGCCCTGGCACGGGACCTACACCCTGCCGACGCTGTGGGAGTTCTACGAAGCGAACCGCGAGGACCACGGCTCGTACTACTTCGACTGGACGACGTGGGAGGAAGTGGCGTGGCGCGACTTCCTCGAGGTGTGGCACGACTTGCTCAACGACTACAAGAACATGGGCGGCCGCGTCACGGCGAGTTCGGACGCCGGCTACATCTACAACCTCATGGGCTTCTCCACGATCCAGGAGATGGAACTTCTGCAGCACGCCGGGTTCCATCCGCTGGAGGTGATCCGCGCCGCGACCATGCACGCGGCCGAGACGCTGTTCAAGCCAACGGGCCGTCCCATCGAGTTCGGCGTCGTGCGGCGCGGCCTGCTGGCGGACCTCGTGATCGTGGAAGAGAACCCAATCCAGAACCTGAAGGTCCTGTACGGCACCGGGGCGCGGCGCCTGAACGACGAGACGGGCGAAGTGGAGACGGTCGGCGGCATCCTGTACACGATCA
- a CDS encoding site-specific DNA-methyltransferase, with protein MPRIILADNLDVLRGLPDGQADLIYVDPPFNTGRTQRRTRIRTRRPAPGGEGDRTGFQGERYETTVVGSRHFADQFDDYLAFLGPRLVEAYRVLAPHGSFYLHVDYREVHHCRLFLDDLFGPENLLNEIIWAYDYGARPKTRWPAKHDNILFYVKDLSNYVFNVDEIERIPYMAPGLVGPEKAARGKLPTDTWWHTIVPTSGAERTGYPTQKPLGILRRIITASSNPGDLVLDFFAGSGTTGMAAHELGRDFILVDDNPEALEVMAKRFESVPNVRWEGLGT; from the coding sequence ATGCCCAGGATTATCCTTGCGGACAACCTCGACGTGCTCCGGGGGCTGCCTGATGGACAGGCGGATCTCATCTACGTCGACCCACCCTTCAACACCGGCCGCACGCAGCGGCGCACGCGGATCCGCACCCGACGCCCGGCACCGGGCGGAGAAGGCGACCGGACGGGCTTCCAGGGCGAGCGCTACGAGACGACCGTCGTCGGCAGTCGGCATTTCGCGGACCAGTTCGACGACTACCTCGCGTTCCTCGGGCCCCGGCTCGTTGAGGCGTACCGCGTTCTCGCTCCGCACGGGTCGTTCTACCTCCACGTCGACTACCGGGAAGTGCACCACTGCCGCCTCTTCCTGGACGACCTGTTCGGCCCGGAGAATCTCCTGAACGAGATCATCTGGGCGTACGACTACGGGGCGCGACCGAAGACGCGGTGGCCGGCGAAGCACGACAACATCCTGTTCTACGTGAAGGATCTGTCGAACTACGTCTTCAACGTGGACGAGATCGAGCGCATCCCGTACATGGCGCCGGGGCTGGTGGGACCCGAGAAGGCCGCGCGCGGCAAGCTGCCCACCGACACCTGGTGGCACACGATCGTCCCCACGAGCGGCGCCGAACGGACAGGCTACCCGACCCAGAAACCGCTCGGCATCCTCCGCCGCATCATCACGGCCTCCTCGAACCCCGGCGACCTCGTGCTCGACTTCTTCGCCGGCAGCGGCACAACCGGCATGGCCGCCCACGAACTGGGCCGAGATTTCATCCTCGTGGACGACAACCCCGAGGCCCTCGAGGTGATGGCGAAACGATTCGAGTCCGTACCCAATGTCCGCTGGGAGGGGCTTGGAACGTGA
- a CDS encoding cupin domain-containing protein, producing the protein MPTLIEAPAVIEAAGNQSKRIEEYAGRVRTGHDRVSAARMVAPAGWVEPGQRPEFEEITVVLRGSLRVEHEDGVIDVNAGQAVVTHPGEWVRYSTPGPEGAEYIAVCLPAFSPDTVHRDP; encoded by the coding sequence ATGCCCACGCTGATCGAAGCCCCGGCCGTCATTGAGGCGGCCGGGAACCAATCCAAGCGGATCGAGGAGTACGCCGGCCGCGTCCGGACGGGACACGACCGCGTCAGCGCGGCGCGCATGGTCGCGCCGGCCGGCTGGGTCGAACCCGGTCAGCGCCCCGAGTTCGAGGAGATCACCGTCGTGCTGAGGGGATCACTGCGCGTAGAGCACGAGGACGGCGTCATCGACGTGAATGCCGGCCAGGCCGTCGTCACCCACCCCGGCGAATGGGTCCGCTACAGCACACCGGGCCCCGAGGGAGCCGAGTACATCGCCGTCTGCCTCCCCGCCTTCTCCCCCGACACCGTCCACCGCGACCCTTAG
- a CDS encoding amidohydrolase family protein, translated as MPDRREFLSLAGIGGGGALLGACAGGEAGFASARAGSEGLDATARALLDELREIPIDDTHCHPITFDDAQTDPDAFIERLALSAFPMDRYFPAGVYGRWQAGDASERATLDAEFDVAATRARVLEQAGETVFLRYLVKELAGFLDCEATFEAVIEARNERGRDYASYLGALFADANIENAMVDTGYREGMDQAGIERFKDAIAPARGRHILRVDTILRGLMGDDLDLGIDEIETGMMAEIEAGLDGDGNLGAPSYGMKSYLLPRLGLLKPHFDREAARRSWDAFRARRARGEVPAADTRDRDEYWQLQGEALIYLHSLALEACLERDMPMQFHAGDGEAPRGIMRNQDPFLMEEMVRFERGGVMRMPQVILIHAGYPLIGQAAWLTHLYANCHFELSLAAPLIHHGMLRMFLEVMEVVPLSKILFGSDAYHLPEFYWLAAKWGRRFLAQALGIYVDAGILTRDEAVAAARMILHENNRRLYHLDD; from the coding sequence ATGCCCGATCGCAGGGAGTTTCTGAGTCTGGCCGGCATCGGCGGCGGCGGTGCGCTGCTCGGGGCCTGCGCCGGCGGCGAAGCGGGGTTCGCGTCCGCCCGTGCCGGGAGCGAGGGGTTGGACGCGACGGCTCGCGCGTTGCTGGACGAGTTGCGCGAGATTCCCATCGACGACACGCACTGCCACCCGATCACCTTCGACGACGCGCAGACGGATCCCGACGCGTTCATCGAGCGGCTGGCGCTCTCCGCCTTCCCGATGGACCGCTACTTCCCGGCCGGCGTCTATGGGCGCTGGCAGGCCGGCGATGCCTCGGAACGCGCCACCCTCGACGCCGAGTTCGATGTCGCCGCCACGCGGGCCCGCGTCCTCGAGCAGGCCGGCGAAACCGTCTTCCTCCGCTATCTCGTGAAGGAACTCGCCGGTTTCCTCGACTGCGAGGCGACCTTCGAGGCGGTGATCGAGGCCCGGAACGAGAGAGGCCGGGACTACGCGAGCTATCTCGGCGCCCTGTTCGCCGACGCGAACATCGAGAACGCGATGGTCGACACGGGCTACCGGGAGGGGATGGACCAAGCGGGCATCGAGCGTTTCAAGGACGCGATCGCCCCCGCCCGCGGACGCCACATCCTGCGCGTGGACACGATCCTCCGCGGCCTCATGGGCGACGACCTCGATCTCGGGATCGACGAGATCGAGACCGGGATGATGGCCGAGATCGAGGCGGGACTCGACGGCGACGGCAACCTCGGCGCCCCGTCGTACGGGATGAAGTCGTACCTGCTCCCGCGCCTGGGGCTGCTCAAGCCGCACTTCGATCGAGAGGCGGCCCGCCGCTCATGGGACGCGTTCCGGGCGCGGCGCGCGCGTGGCGAGGTCCCGGCGGCGGACACCCGGGATCGCGACGAGTATTGGCAGTTGCAGGGCGAAGCGCTGATTTACCTCCACTCGCTCGCCCTCGAGGCGTGTCTGGAGCGCGACATGCCGATGCAGTTCCACGCCGGCGACGGCGAGGCCCCGCGCGGGATCATGCGGAACCAGGACCCGTTTCTCATGGAGGAGATGGTCCGCTTCGAGCGCGGCGGCGTGATGCGGATGCCGCAGGTCATCCTCATCCACGCGGGCTACCCGCTGATCGGGCAGGCCGCATGGCTCACGCACCTGTACGCGAACTGCCACTTCGAACTGTCGCTCGCCGCGCCGCTCATCCACCACGGCATGCTGCGCATGTTCCTGGAGGTGATGGAGGTCGTCCCCCTCTCCAAGATCCTGTTCGGGAGCGACGCCTATCACCTGCCCGAGTTCTACTGGCTCGCGGCCAAGTGGGGCCGGCGCTTCCTCGCGCAGGCGCTCGGGATCTACGTCGACGCCGGAATCCTGACCCGCGACGAGGCCGTGGCGGCCGCGCGCATGATCCTGCACGAAAACAACCGCCGCCTCTACCACCTCGATGACTGA
- a CDS encoding dicarboxylate/amino acid:cation symporter, with protein MEYDPTLPWYRRLHWQVLSAMILGLATGWAFGLPAANAIGWIGELFMKLLRMIIVPLVLTSIVSGVASVGGGRAIGRLFSKTMGYYVLSSMLAALTGLLMVNLIRPGQNADMGAAAQQEVPELSTPDSAVDLILDIVPNNFFAAASAGDMLAIIFFCIVFGAAITGLPEKPRVVVTDIFNAFFQAMMALTSGIIKFLPIGVFALITRMVGETGFDRFAALAKYFATIGSGLTIHLFITMPLLLIVLGRIKPLVHFANLREPLLTAFSTSSSGATLPVTIKTLREKVGVSNKVSSFVLPMGATVNMDGTAIFECAGALFIAQVLGVDLTIGQQAIVVVTALLASIGAAAVPSAGVVVIFIVLNAIGLGDNPEAITIVGAMLAIDRPLDMYRTAVNVFSDSCGAAIIARSEGEEGVDTEVRH; from the coding sequence ATGGAATACGATCCCACCCTCCCCTGGTACCGACGCCTCCACTGGCAGGTGCTGTCGGCCATGATTCTGGGCCTCGCCACGGGCTGGGCCTTCGGGCTGCCCGCGGCGAACGCGATCGGCTGGATCGGCGAGCTGTTCATGAAACTGCTCCGGATGATCATCGTGCCGCTCGTGCTCACGTCGATCGTGTCCGGGGTCGCCTCCGTGGGTGGGGGGAGGGCGATCGGCCGCCTGTTCAGCAAGACGATGGGCTACTACGTGCTGTCGAGCATGCTGGCAGCGCTGACCGGCCTGCTGATGGTGAACCTCATCCGACCGGGCCAGAACGCGGACATGGGCGCCGCGGCCCAACAGGAAGTGCCCGAACTCAGCACGCCGGACTCTGCGGTCGATCTCATCCTCGACATCGTGCCGAACAACTTCTTCGCCGCCGCCTCCGCGGGCGACATGCTGGCGATCATCTTCTTCTGCATCGTGTTCGGCGCGGCCATCACGGGACTGCCGGAGAAGCCCCGCGTGGTCGTCACGGACATCTTCAACGCCTTCTTCCAGGCCATGATGGCGCTCACGTCGGGGATCATAAAGTTCCTCCCCATCGGGGTCTTCGCGCTCATCACCCGGATGGTGGGGGAGACCGGCTTCGACCGCTTCGCCGCGCTCGCGAAGTACTTCGCGACGATCGGATCGGGGCTCACGATCCACCTCTTCATCACAATGCCGCTCCTGCTCATCGTGCTGGGCCGCATCAAGCCACTGGTCCACTTCGCGAACCTGCGCGAGCCGCTCCTGACGGCGTTCTCGACGAGCTCGTCGGGCGCCACCCTCCCGGTCACGATCAAGACGCTGCGCGAGAAGGTCGGCGTCTCGAACAAGGTCTCGTCGTTCGTGCTCCCGATGGGCGCGACGGTGAACATGGACGGCACGGCGATCTTCGAGTGCGCCGGCGCGCTCTTCATCGCGCAGGTGCTCGGGGTCGATCTCACAATCGGGCAGCAGGCGATCGTCGTCGTCACGGCGCTCCTCGCCTCGATCGGCGCGGCCGCGGTGCCGTCGGCCGGCGTGGTCGTGATCTTCATCGTCCTCAACGCGATCGGCCTCGGCGACAACCCGGAGGCGATCACGATCGTGGGTGCGATGCTCGCCATCGACCGGCCGCTCGACATGTACCGCACCGCGGTCAACGTGTTCAGCGACTCGTGCGGCGCCGCGATCATCGCCCGTTCCGAAGGGGAGGAGGGCGTAGACACCGAAGTCCGCCACTGA
- a CDS encoding helix-turn-helix transcriptional regulator: protein MALNVNDVIEGLDTQRRQRVEARAAELIAEEMTLRELREARRLTQVSLARELGIGQEGISRMEQRSDLLLSTLRRTVEAMGGTLALVASFPDRPPVELSGIADPE from the coding sequence ATGGCATTGAACGTGAACGACGTCATCGAGGGACTCGATACGCAGCGGCGGCAACGGGTGGAGGCGCGCGCCGCTGAACTCATCGCGGAGGAGATGACGCTGCGCGAGCTGCGCGAGGCCCGGCGGCTCACTCAGGTCAGTTTGGCGCGCGAACTCGGTATCGGCCAGGAAGGCATATCGCGCATGGAACAGCGTAGCGACCTCCTCCTCTCGACTCTGCGCAGAACCGTCGAGGCCATGGGAGGCACGCTCGCGCTGGTCGCGAGCTTCCCCGACCGACCGCCCGTCGAGTTGTCCGGCATCGCCGATCCGGAATAG
- a CDS encoding type II toxin-antitoxin system RelE/ParE family toxin, which yields MDWTVEIADEFAPEFRALQVEVQDAILAVSRLLQHFGPHLGRPRVDTLNGSRYANMKELRFSAADGQWRVAFAFDPKRTAVLLVAADKAGGSSKAFYRALIRKADQRFERHLARLAMEGGS from the coding sequence GTGGACTGGACGGTCGAAATCGCCGATGAATTCGCGCCGGAGTTCCGAGCGCTGCAGGTGGAGGTGCAGGACGCAATCCTGGCCGTGTCCCGCCTATTGCAACACTTCGGCCCGCACTTGGGACGGCCACGGGTGGACACGCTCAACGGGTCACGCTACGCGAATATGAAGGAGTTGAGATTCAGCGCGGCTGACGGGCAGTGGCGGGTCGCGTTCGCCTTCGATCCCAAGCGCACGGCGGTCCTACTCGTTGCCGCCGACAAGGCGGGCGGCAGTTCCAAGGCGTTTTACCGGGCGCTCATCCGCAAGGCGGATCAGCGCTTCGAGCGGCACTTGGCGCGGCTCGCGATGGAAGGAGGATCATGA